A stretch of DNA from Oryza brachyantha chromosome 9, ObraRS2, whole genome shotgun sequence:
TTTGCACCATATCTAGTACATATCCTACCATTTTGTAGATTTTATCTTCTCATAAATATGGGAAGAATCAAGTAGCCGTACATCCAGCATATGAAAAATGAATCAGTTTCCCTCAggcctaaattttttttaagactgTTAGCTTAGGAGCTTCACTTGCCACAGGTTCATGCTTTCTATGTACAGAATCCTTGGCAGTTATCGCTGATCCTCTAGAACTCGACCTCTGTGtgatctgctgctgcttgtaACTCAATTTGTTAATTATCAGTCTTATCATATTTAACAAGGCATGCAAATGCAATACAAGTGAACATCAACATCAATTATACGAACCATCGAAATCCGGCGCAGAAACTGCATCCTCCTGGCTTTGCTCATCGTTATAATGGAATCCATTATCCTCCCATAGATCCCTTTGCTGAAAAGAAAGGATAAAGGCGACACTGTTATCATACTATGCATACTAAACACTATTTGTTTCGTAGATTGCAAGCTTTTAGGCAGCAATCACCTGCTTCTGAAAAGCATACTGTGTGTGCTCTGCGTGGGGTAGAGCTGTGTTTGCCAGATCCAGGGTACACTGGTTTTCCATGGTACCAAGACCAAATGACTGGAAGAAATCTGCTTGGTCACAGAATGGAAAAGCTGCACCAGCACTTTCCAGTGGGAAGACAGAATTCAACGTAGTGCCACAGGGTTGGAACATCTGAGTTTTACAAAGGAAATTTGCATGGTTAGTTGCAGATTGTTAACAGGCCAGAAGCATGCGAAAATGAGATTATGATTCAAGCTCACATCTTTCTGTAAGAGTGTGGACAGGTTGCTGAAGTCAAGCTGCGGATTCACAGTGGCGAGCTTCATGGACAGGAACTGAAAGGGTGCCAAAATGTTAGGATCAGAATTTTCGAACTCTGACGAAGCAACATGAGTTCAGAGCCAAATGTTGGCGGTGTCCTAAGTCCTAACCTCGACTTGCTGCTGCAACGATTGCACATAGTTTATGATCTCATCAAGCATGAGTGCCTTACCAACCACCTGCAAACATGATTTTCTTCAGATTAGCTAACATATTGGTACAAACTGAAACTTTGGCATAACAGTTTCATCGCTCAGGAATTCTATGATACCTTGTTGCATCCAGGCACCAGGTCCTGAAGCACTTTCATCCTCTGGCTaatcttctctcttctaacCTATTAAGCAACAAAGAACAGTGTGAATTTCTCCACTCAACCTCAAAATTGGAGCTCAAAATGGCATGAACTAGTGGAATCTCAGTGTGTTATGTTACCCTCTCTGCAAGGCTGTGGCTGTCAGTTGCCTGGCCTCGCCTTGCCCGGACATGGACGTAGTCCTtcggcggctcggcggccgGCTTGGAGTTCTTCCCCTTGCTCTGCTTCTGAGCTCTGTCTCCGACCGAGCCATCGCTGGCTGCTTCTTCCACCTTGGGCTTCACCTCCGTCTTGCATTTCTTGGAGTCCGGCAGCTTCCCCTCCCCCACCTGCAAACCGAAATGGAGCGAGACGTCTTTAGAATGAGAGGCGGCGCGTCAAGAACAGCGGTGGATCAGTCACTCTCCATGGAGGAACTCGCTCCGGCGAAGCTTTTAGCTCCCACCCACCTTGCACGGGCCGCTGCCGGTGCCGTTGCCGTTCAAGATGGCGTCCTTGTCCTTCCCGGCAccggcgctcgccggcgccttcctcttcctggcattggcggcgccgccaccggcgtgCGCCCACGCCGGGTCGGACACCGACGACCCTTCCCGCGACCCGCCGCGCTCCCcgttccccgccgccgccgccgccaccccggGTAGCCCGAAGAGcgcaccacctcctccgcccccgccgcaCATCCTCGCCGCCCGCTCCGCGAACCCGGGCCCGCCGCAG
This window harbors:
- the LOC102713769 gene encoding transcription factor BHLH089-like isoform X2, with translation MDGDYVSGLLMSAAAAGLDLGVLDAGGGGGFLETLCGGPGFAERAARMCGGGGGGGALFGLPGVAAAAAGNGERGGSREGSSVSDPAWAHAGGGAANARKRKAPASAGAGKDKDAILNGNGTGSGPCKVGEGKLPDSKKCKTEVKPKVEEAASDGSVGDRAQKQSKGKNSKPAAEPPKDYVHVRARRGQATDSHSLAERVRREKISQRMKVLQDLVPGCNKVVGKALMLDEIINYVQSLQQQVEFLSMKLATVNPQLDFSNLSTLLQKDMFQPCGTTLNSVFPLESAGAAFPFCDQADFFQSFGLGTMENQCTLDLANTALPHAEHTQYAFQKQQRDLWEDNGFHYNDEQSQEDAVSAPDFDADHTEVEF
- the LOC102713769 gene encoding transcription factor BHLH089-like isoform X1 — its product is MDGDYVSGLLMSAAAAGLDLGVLDAGGGGGFLETLCGGPGFAERAARMCGGGGGGGALFGLPGVAAAAAGNGERGGSREGSSVSDPAWAHAGGGAANARKRKAPASAGAGKDKDAILNGNGTGSGPCKVGEGKLPDSKKCKTEVKPKVEEAASDGSVGDRAQKQSKGKNSKPAAEPPKDYVHVRARRGQATDSHSLAERVRREKISQRMKVLQDLVPGCNKVVGKALMLDEIINYVQSLQQQVEFLSMKLATVNPQLDFSNLSTLLQKDMFQPCGTTLNSVFPLESAGAAFPFCDQADFFQSFGLGTMENQCTLDLANTALPHAEHTQYAFQKQQRDLWEDNGFHYNDEQSQEDAVSAPDFDAADHTEVEF